Proteins encoded in a region of the Campylobacter geochelonis genome:
- a CDS encoding DNA translocase FtsK has product MIQANIFETNKSFIGEQIILSLKDFIGSIGVWVFILMMFGLSLILIFEDRIIVIIKKAFITPKSNLSINIDQNLSNLDENLTKTEEISQNLQVEMSKENFEPNVVNLDENLAIQPQEKAKEENKEEIKITNAKPKKLRNVEHLSEVAENKKLLDELDKGDVPKVKDFKLPPLKFLNDAPKKQKNVDEAEIDQKIYDLLDKLRKFKIDGDVVRTYSGPVVTTFEFRPAAHIKVSKILTLQDDLAMALRAKTIRIQAPIPGKDVVGIEIPNKNIETIYLKEVLESDVFKNASSPLTIALGKDIVGQPFVTDLKKLPHLLIAGTTGSGKSVGINAMLLSLLYRNSPKTLRLIMIDPKMLEFSMYNDIPHLLTPVITDAKKAVTALSNLVGEMERRYKVMANTHTKNIENYNEKALKEGGETMPYIVVIIDELADLMMNSGKDVEFYIARLAQMARASGIHLIVATQRPSVDVVTGLIKANLPSRISFRVGQKIDSKVILDQMGADSLLGRGDMLFTPPSSPGLIRLHAPFASEEEIINIVEFLKSQESVVYDDKFLKDESEQGGNLAGNSGENIELDELYEDAKQIVLNEEKTSISYLQRRLKIGYNRAASIVEQLEAMGVLTEVNAKGQRDIVK; this is encoded by the coding sequence ATGATTCAAGCAAACATTTTTGAAACAAATAAAAGCTTCATCGGAGAGCAAATCATACTCTCCTTAAAAGATTTTATAGGAAGTATTGGGGTTTGGGTTTTTATACTGATGATGTTTGGGCTATCTTTAATTTTGATTTTTGAAGATAGGATTATAGTTATTATAAAAAAAGCATTCATCACTCCAAAGTCAAATTTAAGCATTAACATAGACCAAAATTTATCAAATTTAGATGAAAATTTAACCAAAACAGAAGAGATTTCTCAAAATTTGCAAGTTGAGATGAGTAAAGAAAATTTTGAGCCAAATGTAGTTAACTTAGATGAAAATTTAGCAATACAACCGCAAGAAAAGGCAAAAGAAGAGAACAAAGAAGAGATAAAGATAACAAACGCAAAACCTAAAAAACTTAGAAATGTCGAACATCTAAGCGAAGTAGCTGAAAACAAAAAACTTCTTGATGAGCTTGATAAAGGAGATGTTCCTAAAGTAAAGGATTTTAAACTTCCACCTTTAAAATTTTTAAATGATGCACCAAAAAAACAAAAAAATGTCGATGAAGCGGAGATTGACCAAAAAATTTATGATTTGCTTGATAAGCTTCGCAAATTTAAGATTGATGGTGATGTGGTTCGCACATACTCTGGACCTGTTGTTACAACCTTTGAGTTTCGCCCAGCCGCACATATAAAGGTTAGTAAAATTCTAACGCTTCAAGATGATTTAGCTATGGCGCTTCGTGCAAAAACTATAAGAATTCAAGCGCCTATTCCTGGTAAAGATGTCGTAGGTATAGAAATTCCAAACAAAAACATAGAAACGATATATCTAAAAGAGGTTTTAGAAAGTGATGTCTTTAAAAATGCTTCAAGCCCACTAACTATCGCACTTGGCAAAGATATCGTTGGGCAGCCTTTTGTAACTGATCTTAAAAAACTTCCCCACCTTCTTATAGCAGGAACTACTGGAAGTGGCAAAAGTGTTGGTATAAATGCGATGCTTTTAAGCCTTTTGTATAGAAATTCTCCTAAAACTCTGCGCTTGATTATGATAGATCCAAAAATGCTTGAGTTTAGCATGTATAACGATATCCCACATCTTTTAACTCCAGTTATAACCGATGCGAAAAAGGCGGTAACCGCGCTTTCAAATTTGGTTGGTGAGATGGAAAGGCGATATAAAGTTATGGCAAACACTCATACTAAAAATATCGAAAATTACAACGAAAAAGCGCTAAAAGAGGGCGGGGAAACTATGCCTTATATCGTTGTTATCATCGATGAGTTGGCTGATTTGATGATGAATAGTGGCAAAGATGTTGAGTTTTACATCGCTCGTCTTGCTCAAATGGCAAGAGCTAGTGGAATTCATCTTATAGTAGCGACTCAACGTCCAAGCGTGGATGTTGTAACTGGACTTATAAAGGCGAATTTACCAAGTAGAATCAGTTTTAGAGTCGGACAAAAAATCGACTCGAAGGTGATTTTAGATCAGATGGGAGCAGATAGTTTGCTTGGACGAGGCGATATGCTTTTTACGCCACCATCAAGCCCTGGGCTTATAAGACTGCACGCGCCGTTTGCTAGCGAAGAGGAGATTATCAACATAGTTGAGTTTTTAAAATCGCAAGAAAGCGTTGTTTATGATGATAAATTTTTAAAAGATGAGAGCGAGCAGGGTGGAAATTTAGCTGGAAATAGTGGCGAAAATATTGAGTTAGATGAACTTTATGAAGATGCAAAACAGATAGTTTTAAACGAAGAAAAAACATCCATCAGCTATCTTCAACGCCGCCTTAAAATAGGCTACAACAGAGCCGCTTCGATAGTAGAACAGCTTGAGGCTATGGGAGTTTTAACAGAGGTAAATGCAAAAGGTCAAAGGGATATAGTTAAATAA
- a CDS encoding MOSC domain-containing protein produces MAKILFLGVGKIQKYGKENYINLLEKPWQSAMKKVAFQGEVYANELGFINDSVADTKNHGGIEKAIFANSAKNYKIWENFLETKIEFGDMGENLSIDELDENSVCVGDIHKIGSLVLQVSQPRKPCFKISKFFNNAKFTAEIFKTGRTGWYYRVVENGSCKCGDEVEIVQKDSANLSIMELNQLFYAPKEHLELLEKLKKLKTIKNGWDKSIQERILGIYDNEYMRSL; encoded by the coding sequence ATGGCTAAAATTTTGTTTTTAGGTGTTGGAAAAATTCAAAAATATGGCAAAGAAAATTATATAAATTTGCTAGAAAAACCATGGCAAAGTGCGATGAAAAAAGTTGCATTTCAAGGCGAGGTTTATGCAAACGAGCTTGGATTTATAAACGATAGCGTTGCAGATACTAAAAATCACGGCGGAATCGAAAAAGCAATCTTTGCAAATAGCGCTAAAAACTACAAAATTTGGGAAAATTTTTTAGAAACTAAAATTGAATTTGGAGATATGGGTGAGAATTTAAGCATAGATGAGCTTGATGAAAACAGCGTTTGCGTGGGCGATATACACAAAATAGGCTCTTTGGTTTTGCAAGTTAGTCAGCCTAGAAAGCCATGCTTTAAAATTTCAAAATTTTTTAATAATGCCAAATTTACAGCCGAAATTTTTAAAACTGGGCGAACTGGCTGGTACTACAGAGTGGTTGAAAATGGAAGTTGCAAATGTGGCGATGAGGTTGAAATTGTGCAAAAAGATAGTGCAAATTTAAGTATCATGGAGTTAAATCAGCTATTTTACGCGCCAAAAGAGCATTTAGAGCTTTTGGAAAAATTAAAAAAGCTAAAAACAATAAAAAACGGCTGGGATAAATCAATTCAAGAGCGAATTTTAGGCATTTATGATAATGAATATATGAGAAGCTTATAA
- a CDS encoding peptidoglycan glycosyltransferase FtsW, whose protein sequence is MRTDRTLFYVCTILITIGVVFSLSLTAFTVLAYDYDHLHFFIRQFGVGVIGVFLMWSISMLNPDKILTFIGLFLFLTMFVVMITMPFLPPSIVKEVNGANRWIRFPGISFAPVEFFKIGFIYFLAWSFTRKIDDTKKSFWTEVFILFPYTIVFSFIIYIIAFLQNDLGQIFVLSLVLLMMVIFAGTSFKILGSGAMLLVVAVFLVITMSEHRIRRVYSWWAGIQDIVLSFLPSDIAQKLHIEGAQTPYQISHSLNAINNGGFFGQGLGMGTFKLGFLSEVHTDFVLAGIAEEAGFFMLVVIVGLFFTLLYRIFKISSRAKNNVYYLFSLGIGFMFLFSFMVNSYGITSLTPVKGLAVPFISYGGSQLLAACFAIGLVLMVSKKSKLEG, encoded by the coding sequence TTGAGAACTGATAGAACGCTTTTTTATGTTTGCACTATTTTGATAACTATAGGAGTGGTTTTTTCGCTCTCTTTGACTGCGTTTACTGTTTTGGCGTATGATTATGACCACTTGCATTTTTTTATCAGACAGTTTGGAGTTGGCGTTATCGGGGTGTTTTTGATGTGGAGCATTTCTATGTTAAATCCAGATAAAATTCTCACTTTTATCGGACTATTTTTGTTTTTAACGATGTTTGTTGTCATGATAACCATGCCTTTTTTACCACCATCAATCGTAAAAGAGGTAAATGGAGCTAATCGTTGGATAAGATTTCCTGGAATTTCATTTGCTCCGGTTGAGTTTTTTAAAATCGGATTTATATACTTTTTAGCTTGGAGTTTTACCAGGAAGATAGATGATACAAAAAAATCGTTTTGGACAGAGGTTTTTATACTTTTTCCATATACTATAGTTTTTTCGTTTATTATTTATATAATAGCTTTTTTGCAAAATGACTTGGGGCAAATTTTTGTTTTGAGTTTAGTGCTTTTGATGATGGTGATTTTTGCTGGAACAAGTTTTAAAATTCTAGGCAGTGGAGCTATGCTTTTAGTGGTTGCTGTTTTTTTGGTTATCACTATGAGTGAGCATCGTATAAGGCGTGTGTATTCGTGGTGGGCTGGAATTCAAGATATCGTTTTGTCATTTTTACCAAGCGATATCGCACAAAAACTTCACATAGAAGGCGCTCAAACACCTTATCAAATTTCTCACTCTCTAAACGCTATAAACAACGGTGGGTTTTTTGGACAAGGGCTTGGCATGGGAACGTTTAAGCTAGGTTTTTTAAGCGAGGTTCATACCGACTTTGTTTTAGCTGGTATTGCAGAAGAGGCTGGGTTTTTTATGCTTGTAGTGATAGTAGGGCTGTTTTTTACGCTGCTTTATAGGATTTTTAAAATTTCATCAAGGGCAAAAAATAATGTTTATTATCTATTTTCGCTTGGTATTGGTTTTATGTTTTTGTTCTCTTTTATGGTAAATTCATACGGCATAACATCTCTAACTCCAGTAAAAGGCTTGGCTGTGCCATTTATAAGTTATGGCGGAAGTCAGCTTTTAGCAGCTTGTTTTGCTATAGGGCTTGTTTTAATGGTATCTAAAAAATCAAAACTAGAAGGCTGA
- the murG gene encoding undecaprenyldiphospho-muramoylpentapeptide beta-N-acetylglucosaminyltransferase, protein MSILITGGGTGGHLIIAKTIALELKKRGIKTVFVGSTKGQDKKWFEGSNIFDKTYFLQSSGVVNKSGLAKFNSLFNILKLSFKCKDIFKNEGVEAVLSVGGYSSSPASFWAVFSKTPFFIHEQNAMIGRLNKLLKPFAKSFYSSYEEPKFDYPINEIFFQKARIRQNLNTIIFLGGSQGAKFINNLAMQIAPNLLEREIKIVHQCGGNDFEKVSKFYKEKRLDVDVFDFSLNLASKIEQADLCVGRSGASTLWELCANQLPAIFIPFPYAANDHQFYNAKFLQDMGLCKIFRESGIENEKIIDEILNYDVNLVSQNLAKVVGKNGGEKIVDDMLKKAKFKEV, encoded by the coding sequence ATGAGTATACTTATCACAGGTGGTGGGACTGGCGGACACCTAATCATAGCTAAAACTATCGCACTTGAGCTTAAAAAGCGAGGCATTAAAACTGTTTTTGTAGGCTCAACAAAGGGGCAAGATAAAAAATGGTTTGAAGGAAGTAATATCTTTGATAAAACATACTTTTTACAAAGTAGTGGAGTGGTAAATAAAAGCGGGTTGGCTAAATTTAACTCACTTTTTAACATCTTAAAACTATCATTTAAATGCAAAGATATCTTTAAAAATGAGGGTGTAGAGGCGGTTTTAAGCGTTGGGGGGTATAGTTCATCGCCAGCGTCTTTTTGGGCTGTATTTAGCAAAACACCATTTTTTATACACGAACAAAATGCGATGATAGGCAGACTTAACAAACTTTTAAAGCCATTTGCAAAATCGTTTTATAGCTCATACGAAGAGCCAAAATTTGACTATCCGATAAATGAGATTTTTTTTCAAAAAGCAAGAATTAGGCAAAATTTAAACACAATAATTTTCCTTGGTGGCTCGCAAGGTGCGAAATTTATAAATAACCTAGCTATGCAAATAGCGCCAAATTTGCTAGAACGCGAGATAAAAATCGTACATCAATGTGGCGGAAATGACTTTGAAAAAGTTAGCAAATTTTATAAAGAAAAGCGCCTTGATGTAGATGTTTTTGACTTTTCGCTAAATTTAGCCAGTAAGATAGAGCAAGCGGATTTGTGTGTTGGGCGAAGTGGCGCAAGCACGCTTTGGGAACTTTGTGCAAACCAGCTTCCAGCGATATTTATCCCATTTCCTTACGCGGCAAACGATCATCAGTTTTATAATGCTAAATTTTTGCAAGATATGGGTTTGTGTAAAATCTTTCGAGAAAGTGGCATTGAAAATGAGAAAATTATCGATGAAATTTTAAACTACGATGTAAATTTAGTAAGCCAAAATTTAGCCAAAGTTGTAGGCAAAAATGGTGGCGAAAAAATCGTTGATGATATGCTAAAAAAAGCTAAATTCAAAGAAGTATAA
- a CDS encoding esterase-like activity of phytase family protein encodes MKKFSCFVAFILVGSQLLAEQKFSATLAGHAILPAASFINVPDDAPELLRTNGKFEKTKRTDRLKSFEGVSNGRPTGVMYPFSAQPAQGHSGIISLGDDRFVLLSDNGLGNKLNSKDSALFYNIYKVDFKTGEFKREKSVFLHDPNKKVPFAIQTEATKERYLTGGDFDPESIQFVGEFVYIGDEFGPYIIKADKNGVVIDVFDTIVDGKIVRSPDNPALTLPNSPDENMPKFEVSRSKGFEAMALSKDKTKLYPLLEGALFDYKSGKKESVDGKNYLRILEFDVKKDTWSKKSWKYILEANDHAIGDFNMIDEKHGLIIERDNGEGTSDKACKNGEDKSRCFADVAKFKRVYKVWLSDDGIAKKLAYIDLLDIEDTRKISKKPLVNGKFVFPFFTIENVDVVDKTHIVVGNDNNYPKSSSREPNKADDNELILLDVGEFLK; translated from the coding sequence ATGAAAAAATTTAGCTGTTTTGTAGCTTTTATCTTAGTTGGTTCACAGCTTTTAGCTGAGCAAAAATTTAGCGCCACATTAGCAGGACACGCTATTTTGCCAGCTGCTTCGTTTATAAATGTCCCAGATGATGCGCCAGAGTTGCTTCGCACAAATGGTAAATTTGAAAAAACAAAGCGAACCGATAGACTAAAATCCTTTGAGGGTGTGTCAAATGGCAGACCAACAGGCGTGATGTATCCTTTTAGCGCTCAACCAGCACAAGGGCATTCTGGAATCATAAGTTTAGGAGATGATAGATTTGTTTTGTTAAGTGACAATGGGCTTGGAAATAAGTTAAACTCAAAAGATAGTGCACTTTTTTATAACATCTATAAAGTTGATTTTAAAACTGGAGAATTTAAACGAGAAAAGAGCGTATTTTTACACGACCCAAACAAAAAAGTTCCATTTGCAATCCAAACAGAAGCGACAAAAGAGCGATATTTAACCGGTGGAGACTTTGACCCTGAGAGTATTCAGTTTGTTGGCGAGTTTGTATATATCGGCGATGAGTTTGGACCATATATCATAAAAGCCGATAAAAACGGCGTTGTGATAGATGTGTTTGACACGATAGTTGATGGCAAAATCGTTCGCTCGCCTGATAATCCAGCTTTAACTTTACCAAATTCGCCTGATGAGAATATGCCTAAATTTGAAGTAAGTCGCTCAAAAGGTTTTGAAGCGATGGCGCTAAGCAAAGATAAAACTAAACTATATCCGCTTTTAGAGGGCGCTTTGTTTGATTATAAAAGCGGCAAAAAAGAGAGCGTTGATGGGAAAAATTACTTAAGAATTTTAGAATTTGATGTTAAAAAAGATACTTGGAGCAAAAAAAGTTGGAAGTATATACTTGAAGCAAACGACCATGCTATTGGGGATTTTAACATGATAGATGAAAAACACGGACTGATAATCGAGCGTGATAATGGCGAGGGAACGAGTGATAAAGCTTGCAAAAATGGCGAAGATAAGAGTAGGTGTTTTGCTGATGTGGCTAAATTTAAGCGAGTTTATAAGGTTTGGTTAAGCGATGATGGCATAGCTAAAAAACTTGCATATATTGATTTGCTTGATATTGAGGATACACGCAAAATTTCTAAAAAACCACTTGTTAATGGTAAATTTGTCTTTCCGTTTTTTACTATAGAAAATGTCGATGTCGTAGATAAAACCCACATCGTTGTTGGTAATGATAACAACTATCCCAAATCATCTAGCCGTGAGCCAAACAAAGCTGATGATAACGAGCTGATTTTGCTGGATGTGGGTGAGTTTTTAAAGTAG
- a CDS encoding thioredoxin family protein: MKIEILGTGCAKCKALEINAKEAVAKSAKFAQVIKVEDINEILKYDVLSMPALVVNGTVLSSGKVLSVDEIVNLLKNA, from the coding sequence ATGAAGATAGAAATTTTAGGAACTGGTTGTGCAAAGTGCAAAGCCTTAGAGATAAATGCCAAAGAAGCCGTTGCAAAAAGTGCAAAATTTGCACAAGTTATAAAAGTTGAAGATATAAACGAGATTTTAAAATACGATGTTTTAAGTATGCCAGCGCTCGTTGTTAATGGCACAGTCTTAAGCAGTGGCAAAGTTTTAAGCGTTGATGAGATAGTAAATTTATTAAAAAACGCTTAA
- a CDS encoding permease, giving the protein MWYDISRKFVYEWLNLSGNLGDIVHFFIYDSIKILALIVVIVWVISFLQTFINAQKVREYIKSKHPFYGYLYAAIFGVITPFCSCSAIPLFIGFLQARIPLGVTFTYLISAPMNNEVAIALLISLFGVKITLAYTLFGIVISMLGGYFISKLKLEKEVLFEIKPIENKAQNGQKLSIKERILIAKDEMIDVISKIYLYVLFAIAIGALIHSYIPTGFIQRYTDNVFGVFVGVFSGIFMYSNAIAIVPFIEALVAKGLPIGTALSFMMAVVTLSLPEFLMLKKIISFKLLTIFILIVSFGIITLGISFNYIF; this is encoded by the coding sequence ATGTGGTATGATATTTCAAGAAAATTTGTTTACGAATGGCTAAATTTAAGTGGAAATTTAGGCGATATAGTTCATTTTTTTATCTATGACAGTATAAAAATTTTAGCTTTGATTGTTGTTATCGTTTGGGTTATATCATTTTTACAAACCTTTATAAATGCGCAAAAAGTTCGCGAGTATATAAAGAGCAAACACCCATTTTATGGTTATTTATACGCTGCGATTTTTGGAGTTATAACGCCATTTTGCTCATGTAGTGCTATACCGCTTTTTATCGGATTTTTGCAAGCAAGAATCCCTTTGGGCGTGACATTTACCTACCTTATATCAGCTCCGATGAATAACGAAGTAGCAATCGCACTTTTAATCTCTTTATTTGGAGTTAAAATCACACTTGCTTATACGCTTTTTGGCATTGTTATTTCAATGCTTGGTGGATATTTTATATCAAAACTCAAGCTTGAAAAAGAGGTGCTTTTTGAGATAAAACCTATAGAAAACAAAGCTCAAAATGGGCAAAAACTTAGTATAAAAGAGCGAATTTTGATAGCCAAAGATGAGATGATAGATGTAATTAGCAAAATTTATCTTTATGTTTTATTTGCTATCGCCATTGGAGCGCTGATTCATAGTTATATCCCGACAGGATTTATACAGCGTTATACTGATAATGTTTTTGGTGTTTTTGTTGGGGTTTTTAGCGGTATTTTTATGTATTCAAATGCGATTGCAATCGTGCCTTTTATCGAAGCTTTGGTCGCCAAAGGACTTCCTATAGGGACTGCACTTAGCTTCATGATGGCAGTTGTTACGCTAAGTTTGCCTGAGTTTTTGATGCTTAAAAAGATTATAAGCTTCAAGCTTTTAACCATATTTATACTTATAGTTAGCTTTGGAATTATAACTTTAGGTATAAGTTTTAACTATATTTTTTAA
- a CDS encoding metalloregulator ArsR/SmtB family transcription factor, whose translation MQDFLQTISSLNDETRIKILKYLQTNGECCVCELQEAFCMIQSRLSRHLKILKDGGFLKVRKDGKWSYYSLRSPLDEFRTATLKEISYLECEILPHSIKKVLFVCTHNSCRSIMAEALINAQFSGIIKAYSAGSNPSNEINPNAKKLLIQKGIFTNKLYPKPLNSLCESFDLAITLCDDAKKSCPVVKNAAKTLHLAFDDPSDKEFSEFEKTLNLMQEKLVKVVKDELNVV comes from the coding sequence TTGCAAGATTTTTTACAGACAATCTCATCGCTAAACGATGAAACAAGAATCAAAATCTTAAAATATCTACAAACCAATGGCGAATGCTGTGTATGCGAACTCCAAGAGGCTTTTTGCATGATACAATCACGCCTTTCAAGACATCTTAAAATCTTAAAAGATGGCGGTTTTTTAAAGGTAAGAAAAGATGGCAAGTGGTCGTATTATTCTCTTCGAAGTCCATTAGATGAGTTTAGAACGGCTACTTTAAAAGAAATTTCATACCTTGAGTGTGAAATTTTGCCTCACAGTATAAAAAAAGTGCTATTTGTCTGCACTCACAACTCGTGTCGCTCTATCATGGCAGAAGCCTTGATAAATGCGCAATTTAGCGGTATTATCAAGGCTTATAGCGCTGGAAGCAATCCATCAAATGAGATAAATCCAAATGCAAAAAAATTATTAATCCAAAAAGGTATTTTCACAAACAAACTCTATCCAAAGCCCTTAAATTCGCTTTGTGAGAGTTTTGATTTAGCAATTACACTTTGCGATGATGCTAAAAAGAGTTGTCCAGTCGTTAAAAATGCAGCCAAAACGCTTCATTTAGCCTTTGACGATCCAAGCGACAAGGAGTTTAGCGAGTTTGAAAAAACGCTAAATTTAATGCAAGAAAAACTCGTAAAAGTAGTAAAGGATGAGTTAAATGTGGTATGA
- a CDS encoding rhodanese-like domain-containing protein — protein MKKIALALVALAVMAFADVKTVVVTPEILSDKTLQIVDVRTPAEWAQTGVVKGAVKVSYTSENGVNENFVNELKAAGIDPNKPVALLCHSGNRSKKAAKLLDEAGFKNIIDLDGGVTRLENEYKYPLVKE, from the coding sequence ATGAAAAAGATAGCTTTGGCTCTAGTAGCGCTCGCTGTAATGGCGTTTGCCGATGTTAAAACTGTGGTGGTAACTCCAGAGATACTAAGTGATAAAACTTTGCAAATAGTTGATGTAAGAACTCCGGCAGAATGGGCGCAAACTGGCGTGGTTAAAGGAGCTGTCAAAGTATCATATACTAGCGAAAATGGTGTAAATGAAAATTTTGTAAACGAGCTAAAAGCAGCAGGAATCGACCCGAATAAACCAGTTGCTTTGCTGTGTCATAGCGGAAACAGAAGCAAAAAAGCAGCCAAGTTGCTTGATGAAGCTGGGTTTAAAAATATTATCGATTTAGATGGCGGTGTTACAAGGCTTGAAAACGAGTATAAATATCCGTTAGTAAAAGAGTAA